The genome window TGCAAGAATCTCAAGATGTTGAGGCAGATCAGATCGAAAATGTTGATATACGTATGCCAAACGCATATGTAGACATTCTTCCGGCGACGAGTGACGATATTCAGGTTGAGTTGAGTGGGAAAGTCAACGACCATGAGCAAAGGGATTTTAAAATTCAAGAACGAAATGGCACGTTATACGTTGAATATGATGATGAGCAGTGGAAAAAGCTATTTCAGTTTATCGGCCCAAAAGAGACGCTACAATTAACGGTATATCTTCCGGCAAAAACGTTTGATTCGCTGGAAGTCAATGTCTCCAATGGCACGTTAGATGCCGAGAATTTGCAGGTCAACGAGCTTAACGTCAAGTCCGCCAATGGAAAGCTAAATATTAAGGATACGGTTGCAAAAACGGTTGATGTCAAAACAGCCAATGGTAAAATTGTTCTGGATCACGTCGAAGGCGCATTGACAGGAAAAGCAGCCAACGGAACCATTTCCTTAGTGACAAGCTCCTTGGATCGCCCCATCAAATTTGATCTAAACAATGGCTCGGTCGATATTAAAACGGAAAATAAACCGACGAATGCGACGATTGACGTAGAAGTAGCGAATGGAAAGATCGATGTTTTTGGGAGCTCCGACCGGAATCACGTCTTTGGTGACGGGGAAAATCATATAGATATATCTTCAATGAATGGCGGAATTAAGATTACAGACTAAATTGCTTTGCGCAGAGGACAGTTTGCTGAAAAAGAACTGTCCTTTTTTTACTTTAAAGGAAAATGATGACTAAGGACGAATACTTTAGAAGTAAGCAATGTCGAAAGGTGCGGCATGCGGTCATATGATTCTCTGAAATGAATAGGGGGACAGGATAAAATGGGAAGTTTATCTTTTTTATGGGCTTTTATTGTCATCTTAATTGTAGGTTTTGGAAGTGTCGTCGTGTTTCAATCACGCAAAAAAATGAACGAGACCGTGGGTGTGGAGGAAGAGAAAGAGGTCAGCGCCACGCATATTAGAAATGTCGATATTCGAATGCCAAATGCGAGTATCCGCATCGTTCCTGGAGATACCGATCAGATGAGGATCAAGCTAGTCGGGAAAGTGGCTGACTACCAGCAAGACGATTTTCAGGTTGAAGAGCGACAGGGAACGTTGTCTGTGAAATTCAATAAGAAGCTGAAGCGACGATTCAAATGGTTTGGTCACTCTGGTGATACTTTAGCATTGACGGTCTATTTCCCGGAGAAACAGTTTGATTCCATTCATGTGAGTAATGCCAATGGAAAGCTCGAGGCAGAGCAATTGAGGGTCAACGAGCTAAAAGCCGTGACGACCAATGGAAAGGTGGTCATTAGAGAAACAAAAGCAGCCACCGTACATATGAAATTAGCGAACGGCAAACTTGTTCTCGATCATGTCGAAGGTGCATTGACCGGAGAGACAGCCAACGGAAGTATTTTATTAACGACCAGCTCTCTCGATCATCCCATTCAGTTTACGACGAATAACGGCGCAATCGATATTCAAACGAAAAAAATACCAACAAATGCCACTATTCATGCGCGGGTTGTGAACGGAAAGGTCAATGTGTTTGGTGAGTCAGGGAGGAGTCACGTCTATGGAGCGGGTGAGCATCAGATCAACATTTCGACGGTCAATGGAGTCGTTAAAATGTCGGAATATTAGCGTTTGTGTGGTGGGGTGAAGCTACTTTTTGTCGTGAAAATAGATCGTGAGCGCACGCCGAATGGTAGAGACCATCGTCAGGTGTAGCTCGCTGATTTTTTCCTTAATCGTTTGGATGGCAATTATGAATTCCCTTAATTATTAGCGTGAAAAAATAGTCCACGTATGTAGTATCATTTATTTCAACTTTGTCATCAGAACGTGTATGAAATTTGACCAACGCCAATGTTGCCTGGCCGTCTGGCATCCCTAACATG of Litoribacterium kuwaitense contains these proteins:
- a CDS encoding DUF4097 family beta strand repeat-containing protein, with the translated sequence MGKVRLASIIGVILIVFGGVGSVMAFQSIKSVDLQESQDVEADQIENVDIRMPNAYVDILPATSDDIQVELSGKVNDHEQRDFKIQERNGTLYVEYDDEQWKKLFQFIGPKETLQLTVYLPAKTFDSLEVNVSNGTLDAENLQVNELNVKSANGKLNIKDTVAKTVDVKTANGKIVLDHVEGALTGKAANGTISLVTSSLDRPIKFDLNNGSVDIKTENKPTNATIDVEVANGKIDVFGSSDRNHVFGDGENHIDISSMNGGIKITD
- a CDS encoding DUF4097 family beta strand repeat-containing protein produces the protein MGSLSFLWAFIVILIVGFGSVVVFQSRKKMNETVGVEEEKEVSATHIRNVDIRMPNASIRIVPGDTDQMRIKLVGKVADYQQDDFQVEERQGTLSVKFNKKLKRRFKWFGHSGDTLALTVYFPEKQFDSIHVSNANGKLEAEQLRVNELKAVTTNGKVVIRETKAATVHMKLANGKLVLDHVEGALTGETANGSILLTTSSLDHPIQFTTNNGAIDIQTKKIPTNATIHARVVNGKVNVFGESGRSHVYGAGEHQINISTVNGVVKMSEY